The proteins below come from a single Iocasia fonsfrigidae genomic window:
- the fliR gene encoding flagellar biosynthetic protein FliR: MGLQNIFSNYTYVFILIMVRYIGMFLSAPILGSRVIPRRVRVGFVFFLALITMPLLMDSQAVAIPDFPLLIVLTVIRELAVGLSIGFISFLVFAAIQLAGQFIDLRMGFAMAKVVDPINGSSDAPIIGQFKNTLAILMFLAINGHHILIRAVYHSYNIIPLGEAVFTASSLKYIFSVSAEIFQLAIMIALPVMGTIFAADIIFGFLARSMPQMNIFIIGLPMKIIIGFIVLILSIHYSLYYIEDLFYNMYQQLFELIKLLG, from the coding sequence ATGGGACTTCAAAATATATTTAGCAATTATACTTATGTTTTTATCTTAATTATGGTCAGGTATATTGGTATGTTTTTATCTGCCCCTATTCTAGGAAGTAGGGTAATTCCACGGCGGGTAAGGGTTGGCTTTGTGTTTTTTCTGGCCCTCATTACTATGCCGCTATTGATGGATTCACAGGCAGTTGCCATACCTGACTTTCCATTACTTATTGTCCTGACTGTAATACGTGAGTTAGCAGTTGGTCTAAGTATTGGTTTTATTTCCTTTCTGGTATTTGCAGCTATTCAGCTAGCCGGACAGTTTATTGACCTGAGAATGGGTTTTGCTATGGCTAAGGTTGTGGATCCTATTAATGGCTCTTCTGATGCACCAATTATTGGTCAGTTTAAAAATACCCTGGCTATCTTAATGTTTCTAGCTATTAATGGGCATCATATCTTAATCAGGGCTGTTTATCATTCATATAATATTATCCCACTGGGGGAGGCAGTTTTTACTGCTTCTAGCTTAAAGTATATTTTCTCTGTTTCTGCTGAGATTTTTCAGTTGGCTATTATGATTGCTTTACCTGTTATGGGGACAATTTTTGCAGCAGATATTATTTTTGGTTTTTTAGCCAGGTCGATGCCTCAGATGAATATCTTTATCATTGGACTGCCGATGAAGATCATTATTGGTTTTATAGTTTTAATCCTATCGATTCACTACTCCCTGTACTATATTGAGGACTTATTTTATAATATGTATCAACAATTATTTGAACTTATAAAATTACTGGGTTAA